A genomic window from Gammaproteobacteria bacterium includes:
- a CDS encoding glycosyltransferase family 4 protein, with product MLTEIFLPTKGGTAVSFDDDFRRLGGKEVHIVTAAVPGAADFDRTHPNTVHRLVLQRHRWLKPESALMYARFFGRALRLALTRPVKAAFAGRALPEGITALAVGRLRRVPVLIYAHGEELTGWGRGRKFKAMCFALRHADWILANSDFTRNTLVNLIGVRPERIALIYPTVDETRFRPGLPGGDLRRSIGVGKDQKLILSVGRLQRRKGFDNTLRALPKVIERGIDVHYALIGIGEDQAYLRNLASGLGVSRRVHFLGHVSYEDLPRWYNACDVFAMPNRDIDGDTEGFGLVFLEAAACAKPALAGRAGGTGSAVVDGETGLRIDGEKVDDIAAALVRLLSDEPYAQTLGDKGRERVCSNFTHQRRVDQLRDLALGEQP from the coding sequence ATGTTGACGGAAATTTTCCTGCCCACCAAGGGCGGCACGGCCGTGTCCTTCGATGACGATTTCCGCCGGCTCGGCGGCAAGGAAGTCCACATTGTCACCGCTGCCGTGCCCGGCGCCGCCGACTTCGACCGCACCCATCCCAACACCGTGCACCGGCTGGTGTTGCAACGCCACCGGTGGCTGAAGCCCGAGTCGGCGTTGATGTACGCGCGCTTCTTCGGCCGGGCGCTGCGCCTCGCCCTGACCCGACCCGTCAAAGCCGCCTTCGCCGGCCGCGCCCTGCCGGAGGGCATCACCGCCCTGGCGGTGGGCCGGCTGCGACGGGTGCCGGTGTTGATTTACGCCCACGGCGAAGAACTCACCGGCTGGGGCCGGGGCAGAAAATTCAAAGCCATGTGCTTCGCCTTGCGTCACGCCGACTGGATATTGGCCAACAGCGACTTCACCCGCAACACCCTGGTCAATCTGATCGGCGTCCGCCCCGAGCGGATCGCGTTGATTTATCCCACGGTGGACGAGACCCGCTTTCGGCCCGGCTTGCCCGGTGGTGATTTACGGCGCAGCATCGGTGTAGGCAAAGACCAAAAGCTCATCCTGTCCGTGGGCCGCCTGCAGCGCCGCAAAGGCTTCGATAACACGCTGCGCGCGCTGCCGAAAGTCATCGAACGGGGCATCGACGTGCATTATGCCTTGATCGGCATCGGTGAAGACCAGGCGTATTTGCGCAACCTGGCAAGCGGTCTCGGCGTCAGCAGGCGGGTACATTTCCTCGGCCACGTCAGTTACGAGGATCTGCCCCGCTGGTACAACGCCTGCGATGTGTTCGCCATGCCCAACCGGGACATCGACGGCGACACGGAAGGCTTTGGCCTGGTGTTTCTGGAGGCGGCGGCCTGCGCCAAACCAGCTCTGGCGGGACGCGCCGGCGGCACCGGCTCGGCGGTGGTGGACGGGGAAACGGGGCTTCGAATCGACGGTGAGAAGGTGGATGACATCGCCGCGGCGCTGGTGCGCTTGCTGTCCGATGAGCCATACGCCCAAACCTTGGGCGACAAGGGGCGGGAACGCGTCTGTTCGAATTTCACCCATCAGCGTCGCGTTGACCAACTGCGCGACCTGGCCTTGGGAGAACAACCCTAG
- a CDS encoding D-glycero-D-manno-heptose 1-phosphate guanosyltransferase, whose product MEAIILAGGLGTRLRSVVPDLPKPMAPVGGRPFLAWLLDTLVEAGFGRAVLAVSYRHEVIQGCFGERYRSLSLAYSVEPEPRGTGGAIRLALGRIATPQVFVVNGDTWLDMDYAAMAAAHLAADARLSMAVAKVPDVARYGALALAGGRVRGFLEKGRAGPGAINGGVYLMATSLFDGFVLPEAFSFEADFLMPHVSDLQPLAVTAPGAFIDIGIPADYARAQALLAGC is encoded by the coding sequence ATGGAAGCGATCATCCTGGCCGGCGGCCTCGGCACCCGCCTGCGCAGCGTGGTGCCGGATCTGCCCAAGCCCATGGCGCCGGTGGGAGGGCGGCCGTTCTTGGCCTGGTTGTTGGACACTCTTGTCGAAGCCGGCTTCGGGCGCGCCGTGCTGGCGGTGAGTTACCGTCACGAGGTGATCCAGGGCTGTTTCGGTGAGCGCTACCGGTCCTTGTCCCTGGCTTATTCCGTGGAGCCGGAGCCGCGGGGCACTGGTGGGGCTATCCGCTTGGCGTTGGGTAGGATCGCCACCCCCCAGGTTTTTGTGGTCAACGGTGATACCTGGCTGGACATGGATTACGCTGCCATGGCAGCCGCCCATCTGGCAGCGGACGCCAGGCTCAGCATGGCTGTGGCAAAGGTGCCTGATGTGGCCCGTTACGGCGCGCTCGCCCTTGCCGGGGGACGGGTGCGGGGTTTTTTGGAAAAAGGCCGGGCGGGACCCGGCGCCATCAATGGCGGGGTGTACCTGATGGCTACCAGCTTGTTCGACGGTTTCGTTTTGCCTGAAGCCTTTTCCTTCGAGGCTGATTTTCTCATGCCTCACGTGAGTGATTTGCAGCCCTTGGCAGTGACCGCGCCAGGGGCGTTTATCGACATTGGTATCCCGGCTGACTATGCCCGGGCCCAGGCCCTGCTGGCAGGGTGCTGA
- a CDS encoding SIS domain-containing protein: MTDLIQQQMRTTAANIQAMSKDAVLVARIETVAGLCVGALRQGHSIFFAGNGGSAADAQHLAGELVSRFHYDRPGLPAIALTTDTSALTAIGNDYGFERLFARQIEALGRPGDVFFAISTSGRSPNILAAVTSARDQGLHTVGLTGRGGGELAGSCDHCLRVPSDSTPRIQEGHILMGHILCHLIEAQMFPQG, from the coding sequence ATGACGGACCTGATCCAACAACAAATGCGGACCACTGCGGCCAACATTCAGGCCATGAGCAAGGATGCGGTCCTGGTGGCACGCATCGAAACCGTTGCCGGCTTGTGCGTTGGCGCCCTGCGGCAGGGCCACAGCATTTTTTTCGCCGGCAACGGCGGCAGTGCTGCCGACGCCCAGCATCTGGCGGGCGAACTGGTGAGCCGCTTCCACTACGACCGCCCCGGCCTGCCGGCCATCGCCCTCACCACCGACACCTCGGCCCTGACCGCCATCGGCAACGACTACGGTTTTGAACGCCTGTTCGCCCGCCAGATCGAGGCCCTGGGACGGCCGGGTGATGTGTTCTTTGCCATTTCCACCTCGGGCCGCTCGCCCAACATCCTTGCGGCCGTCACCAGCGCGCGTGACCAGGGCCTGCACACCGTGGGCCTCACCGGCCGTGGCGGGGGCGAACTGGCCGGTTCATGTGATCACTGTCTGCGCGTCCCGTCCGATTCCACCCCGCGCATTCAGGAAGGCCACATCCTCATGGGCCACATCCTCTGCCATCTCATCGAAGCCCAAATGTTTCCCCAAGGCTGA
- a CDS encoding dehydrogenase: MIIRARAPLRLGLAGGGTDVSPYCDRYGGLVLNATIDKYAYTTIEPNEQGTLRFVAADRQQSWSGPAEPALTLDGTLELHKGVYNRIIAEFNGGRPLAMTLTTHSDAPPGSGLGSSSTLVVAMVKAFAEWLNLPLGEYDIARLAYDIERRDVGLSGGRQDQYAATFGGFNFMEFHADERVVVNPLRIKNWILSEFEASLLLYFCGVSRQSAQIIDEQANNVTRNDATAIDAMHALKQEALQIKECLLKGDFDGLVSSMAAGWEAKKRMAKSISNPRIEAAYALAQEAGMRAGKVSGAGGGGFMMLFVDPARRMEVRRALEQLEGRLYTCHFTKHGTQGWKL; the protein is encoded by the coding sequence ATGATTATCAGAGCCAGGGCGCCGTTGCGCCTGGGACTGGCCGGGGGTGGCACCGATGTGTCCCCCTATTGCGACCGCTATGGCGGGCTGGTGCTCAACGCCACCATCGACAAATACGCCTACACCACCATCGAGCCCAACGAGCAGGGAACACTGCGCTTCGTCGCCGCCGACCGCCAGCAGAGCTGGTCCGGCCCGGCCGAACCCGCCCTGACGCTGGACGGCACCTTGGAACTGCACAAAGGGGTGTATAACCGCATCATTGCCGAATTCAACGGCGGCCGGCCCCTGGCCATGACCCTCACCACCCACTCCGACGCCCCGCCGGGCTCCGGCCTGGGTTCTTCCTCCACCCTGGTGGTGGCCATGGTCAAAGCCTTCGCCGAGTGGTTGAACCTGCCCCTGGGCGAATACGACATCGCCCGCCTGGCCTACGACATCGAGCGCCGGGACGTGGGCCTGTCCGGCGGCCGCCAGGACCAATACGCGGCCACTTTTGGCGGTTTCAATTTCATGGAGTTTCACGCCGACGAGCGGGTGGTGGTCAATCCCTTGCGCATCAAGAACTGGATCCTGTCAGAGTTCGAGGCCTCATTATTGCTGTATTTTTGCGGCGTCTCCCGCCAAAGCGCCCAGATCATCGACGAGCAGGCCAACAACGTGACACGCAACGACGCCACCGCCATCGACGCCATGCACGCCTTGAAGCAGGAGGCCTTGCAAATCAAAGAATGCTTGTTGAAAGGTGATTTTGATGGCTTGGTCAGTTCCATGGCCGCGGGCTGGGAGGCAAAAAAACGCATGGCGAAAAGCATCTCCAACCCGCGCATCGAAGCGGCCTATGCCCTGGCCCAAGAGGCGGGCATGCGGGCGGGCAAAGTCTCCGGCGCCGGTGGCGGCGGCTTTATGATGCTGTTTGTCGATCCGGCCCGGCGCATGGAGGTGCGGCGTGCCCTGGAGCAACTGGAGGGGCGCCTCTACACCTGCCATTTCACCAAGCACGGCACCCAGGGGTGGAAACTATGA